A genomic segment from Glycine soja cultivar W05 chromosome 18, ASM419377v2, whole genome shotgun sequence encodes:
- the LOC114395554 gene encoding probable E3 ubiquitin-protein ligase XERICO has product MGLSNFPSASEGVLPVLVINTVLSVAVLKNMFRSMLQVVLGGSAAANGSNIEHDESSSSSWERRVSITQYKSLCHSHDIGGTSMAMVECCVCLCRFEANQEVSELPCKHYFHRGCLDKWFDNKHTTCPLCRSID; this is encoded by the coding sequence atgGGTCTCTCAAATTTCCCAAGTGCATCTGAAGGGGTGCTACCTGTGCTTGTGATAAACACGGTTCTCTCAGTGGCAGTGTTGAAGAACATGTTTAGATCCATGCTCCAAGTAGTACTTGGTGGCAGTGCTGCTGCTAATGGTTCAAACATTGAACATGATGAaagttcatcatcatcatgggaAAGGAGGGTGTCAATAACTCAGTACAAGTCATTGTGCCACAGCCACGACATAGGAGGAACAAGTATGGCTATGGTGGAGTGCTGCGTTTGTTTGTGTCGTTTTGAAGCCAATCAAGAGGTCAGTGAGTTGCCTTGCAAGCATTACTTCCACAGAGGTTGCTTGGACAAATGGTTTGATAACAAACACACCACTTGTCCCTTGTGCCGTTCCATCGACTAG